In Octopus bimaculoides isolate UCB-OBI-ISO-001 chromosome 28, ASM119413v2, whole genome shotgun sequence, the following are encoded in one genomic region:
- the LOC106873330 gene encoding uncharacterized protein LOC106873330 isoform X1: MTIEYFLQADTAFLSLETTGPVRVEMKGIVKRPDGKTEPFTYIYQFLTFDPTPTIDEDVFQVPQGVICNTSIYYHQLPNILPQFTTHGEIINTRNHRLSVFNVLFDWQEKLMRLEFYPEVHGNSSDRSIRMITDYRLGIQYNLDNNFRPCLIKSSYTSLADLEKLSWSYVLHVDDIYSLMTLNTAMFNYKGKLNVRGLTVDVWGRKSTIAGGITINREYYFLKTLHTAVPIGIFQKAFKLPKNNNDDDDDDDDGTVELINESWIHLYGYVQGHVHLDNFNIESCFHLRERFYINFQLEDKFDIYIKGYESLIFPSLRNSLARAANVSSVRISNMQIGRLSSDLMVVQFTLLDAPSIPGK, translated from the exons ATGACCATTGAGTATTTCCTGCAAGCAGACACAGCTTTCCTCTCACTGGAAACAACAGGTCCTGTCCGTGTGGAGATGAAAGGAATTG TGAAACGTCCCGATGGTAAAACTGAACCATTTACCTACATCTATCAGTTTCTGACCTTTGACCCGACCCCAACAATTGATGAGGATGTCTTCCAG GTACCCCAAGGTGTAATATGTAACACCAGTATATATTACCACCAGTTACCCAACATTCTACCCCAGTTCACCACCCATGGTGAGATTATAAACACCCGCAATCACAGGCTGTCTGTTTTTAAC GTCCTTTTTGACTGGCAAGAGAAGTTGATGAGGCTGGAGTTTTACCCAGAAGTCCATGGTAACTCTTCGGATCGGAGCATCCGGATGATAACAGATTATAGGCTAG GAATCCAGTACAATTTGGACAACAACTTCAGGCCCTGCCTCATAAAATCCTCCTACACCTCCCTCGCCGACCTCGAGAAACTAAGCTGGAGCTATGTGTTGCACGTCGATGACATCTACAGTCTCATGACCCTTAACACGGCCATGTTTAACTACAAAGGAAAA CTTAACGTTCGTGGTTTAACAGTTGATGTTTGGGGCAGGAAGAGCACCATCGCAGGCGGAATCACTATCAACCGGGAGTATTATTTCTTGAAG acGCTTCACACCGCCGTCCCCATTGGAATATTTCAAAAAGCCTTCAAATTG ccaaaaaacaacaacgatgatgatgatgatgatgatgatggaacagTGGAGTTAATAAACGAATCATGGATACATCTCTATGGTTACGTGCAGGGACACGTCCACCTGGACAACTTCAACATAGAAAGCTGCTTCCACTTGAGAGAAAGGTTTTATATCAACTTCCAGTTAGAAG ATAAATTCGACATATACATCAAGGGCTACGAAAGCCTCATCTTCCCATCATTGCGAAACTCCTTGGCTCGGGCTGCAAATGTTTCCTCAGTAAGAATCAGTAACATGCAG ATAGGACGCCTCTCGTCTGACCTCATGGTTGTACAGTTTACATTGCTGGATGCTCCATCGATTCCAGGTAAGTGA
- the LOC106873330 gene encoding uncharacterized protein LOC106873330 isoform X2 translates to MTIEYFLQADTAFLSLETTGPVRVEMKGIVKRPDGKTEPFTYIYQFLTFDPTPTIDEDVFQVPQGVICNTSIYYHQLPNILPQFTTHGEIINTRNHRLSVFNVLFDWQEKLMRLEFYPEVHGNSSDRSIRMITDYRLGIQYNLDNNFRPCLIKSSYTSLADLEKLSWSYVLHVDDIYSLMTLNTAMFNYKGKLNVRGLTVDVWGRKSTIAGGITINREYYFLKPKNNNDDDDDDDDGTVELINESWIHLYGYVQGHVHLDNFNIESCFHLRERFYINFQLEDKFDIYIKGYESLIFPSLRNSLARAANVSSVRISNMQIGRLSSDLMVVQFTLLDAPSIPGK, encoded by the exons ATGACCATTGAGTATTTCCTGCAAGCAGACACAGCTTTCCTCTCACTGGAAACAACAGGTCCTGTCCGTGTGGAGATGAAAGGAATTG TGAAACGTCCCGATGGTAAAACTGAACCATTTACCTACATCTATCAGTTTCTGACCTTTGACCCGACCCCAACAATTGATGAGGATGTCTTCCAG GTACCCCAAGGTGTAATATGTAACACCAGTATATATTACCACCAGTTACCCAACATTCTACCCCAGTTCACCACCCATGGTGAGATTATAAACACCCGCAATCACAGGCTGTCTGTTTTTAAC GTCCTTTTTGACTGGCAAGAGAAGTTGATGAGGCTGGAGTTTTACCCAGAAGTCCATGGTAACTCTTCGGATCGGAGCATCCGGATGATAACAGATTATAGGCTAG GAATCCAGTACAATTTGGACAACAACTTCAGGCCCTGCCTCATAAAATCCTCCTACACCTCCCTCGCCGACCTCGAGAAACTAAGCTGGAGCTATGTGTTGCACGTCGATGACATCTACAGTCTCATGACCCTTAACACGGCCATGTTTAACTACAAAGGAAAA CTTAACGTTCGTGGTTTAACAGTTGATGTTTGGGGCAGGAAGAGCACCATCGCAGGCGGAATCACTATCAACCGGGAGTATTATTTCTTGAAG ccaaaaaacaacaacgatgatgatgatgatgatgatgatggaacagTGGAGTTAATAAACGAATCATGGATACATCTCTATGGTTACGTGCAGGGACACGTCCACCTGGACAACTTCAACATAGAAAGCTGCTTCCACTTGAGAGAAAGGTTTTATATCAACTTCCAGTTAGAAG ATAAATTCGACATATACATCAAGGGCTACGAAAGCCTCATCTTCCCATCATTGCGAAACTCCTTGGCTCGGGCTGCAAATGTTTCCTCAGTAAGAATCAGTAACATGCAG ATAGGACGCCTCTCGTCTGACCTCATGGTTGTACAGTTTACATTGCTGGATGCTCCATCGATTCCAGGTAAGTGA
- the LOC106873329 gene encoding programmed cell death protein 2, translated as MESDANDSSEEDENSGGGGGVDGSSNTALIKAGPGKGNKTGSGGHLTDLEAYARKETSDDKEFLKFRRRIRHDPEQVVRYHLGGDVLWVSSDNKPSEHSIPPCSSCGAQRIFEFQVMPQLLTHLGVDILEDSLDWGTLAVYTCADSCDIGVKYVQEFLWKQDYSSKCS; from the exons ATGGAGAGTGATGCAAACGACAGCAGTGAAGAGGATGAGaacagtggtggcggtggtggtgttgacggcTCTTCAAACACAGCCCTCATCAAGGCAGGGCCTGGTAAAGGCAACAAAACGGGAAGTGGTGGTCACCTGACGGACCTCGAAGCATACGCCCGAAAGGAGACATCTGACGACAAGGAGTTCCTCAAGTTTCGCCGCCGCATTCGCCATGACCCAGAACAG GTTGTCCGATACCACTTGGGTGGTGACGTATTGTGGGTGTCCAGTGATAATAAACCGAGTGAACACAGCATTCCACCATGTTCTTCTTGTGGAGCCCAACGCATTTTTGAATTTCAG GTGATGCCACAACTGCTGACCCATCTTGGTGTTGATATTTTGGAGGACAGTCTCGACTGGGGAACACTGGCTGTGTATACCTGTGCAGACAGCTGTGACATTGGGGTGAAATATGTACAGGAGTTTCTATGGAAACAGGACTATTCCTCAAAATGctcttga
- the LOC106873336 gene encoding alpha-1,3/1,6-mannosyltransferase ALG2 yields the protein MLNIVFVHPDLGIGGAERAVVDAAMALKSRGHTVRFLTAHHDREHCFEETTDGSLNVTEVGGWIPTNLCGHMFAFWAYVRMIYVAFYLVWSGMACDLVIVDQVSACIPILRLRSSIKVLFYCHYPDMLLTGRETLLKAMYRAPLDWLEETTTGQADVVLVNSKFTAEIFRTTFKKLSHINPQVLYPIPNFSAFNTEPPPATDDLLPRGKKHIFLSINRYERKKNLALALQAFKKLEEQLTSNSNVHLVVAGGYDERVTENRQYYLELRQMAAKLQIEDSVTFVRSFTSNQKLTLLSQVTCLLYTPDKEHFGIVPVEAMYMKLPVVAVASGGPLETVEHGETGFLCPAKAGAFAEAMQKFIDGPHLKQSMGEKGRSRVEKLFSFDVFTEKLDNIVESLCNK from the exons ATGCTCAACATCGTTTTCGTCCACCCAGATTTGGGTATTGGCGGGGCCGAGAGGGCGGTGGTCGACGCCGCAATGGCCCTCAAGTCCCGCGGTCACACGGTTCGATTCTTAACGGCGCACCATGACAGAGAACATTGCTTCGAAGAGACGACAGACGGCAGTTTGAACGTGACAGAAGTGGGCGGTTGGATCCCGACCAACCTCTGTGGTCATATGTTCGCCTTTTGGGCTTACGTGCGCATGATTTATGTCGCTTTCTACCTGGTGTGGTCGGGTATGGCCTGCGACCTGGTCATTGTCGACCAGGTCTCCGCTTGTATTCCCATCTTGAGGCTAAGGAGCTCCATCAAGGTTCTCTTTTACTGCCATTATCCGGACATGCTGCTGACTGGTCGCGAAACCTTACTCAAGGCTATGTACAGGGCCCCACTTGACTGGCTGGAAGAGACAACGACAGGCCAGGCCGATGTTGTCCTGGTCAATAGCAAGTTTACAG ccGAAATCTTTCGAACGACATTCAAAAAACTTTCCCACATCAACCCACAAGTTCTCTATCCAATTCCAAACTTCTCAGCATTCAACACCGAACCACCCCCAGCCACTGATGACCTCCTCCCCAGAGGAAAGAAACACATCTTTCTTTCAATCAACCGTTATGAGCGCAAGAAAAACCTGGCCCTTGCTTTGCAGGCTTTCA aAAAGTTGGAGGAGCAACTGACCAGTAACAGCAATGTCCACCTGGTGGTTGCCGGAGGTTATGATGAACGGGTGACTGAAAACCGACAGTACTACCTGGAACTACGACAGATGGCAGCAAAGCTTCAGATTGAGGACTCCGTGACATTCGTTCGGTCATTCACGTCCAATCAGAAGCTGACGCTGCTGTCGCAGGTCACTTGTCTTTTATACACACCTGACAAGGAACACTTCGGTATTGTACCTGTTGAGGCAATGTATATGAAGTTACCTGTTGTGGCCGTAGCAAGTGGTGGACCCCTCGAGACCGTCGAACATGGCGAGACAGGATTTCTGTGTCCAGCGAAAGCTGGGGCATTTGCAGAGGCGATGCAGAAGTTTATCGATGGGCCACACCTAAAACAATCCATGGGGGAAAAGGGACGCAGTCGTGTTGAGAAGCTTTTCTCCTTCGATGTATTCACTGAGAAACTGGATAACATTGTTGAGTCGTTGTGCAATAAGTGA